From one Lycium ferocissimum isolate CSIRO_LF1 chromosome 7, AGI_CSIRO_Lferr_CH_V1, whole genome shotgun sequence genomic stretch:
- the LOC132063958 gene encoding UTP:RNA uridylyltransferase 1, translated as MNGGGGDGAPSQSTSSDGGEFLLQLLKNHPPRQQPQPPAPPPHQLPHDPAVAAVGPTVPFPTFHHSPPLFVPHNFYHLQGFPQNPNPNPNFSSPPGPSGFSQFQHAGGPLGFGSVGQSMGNLGANVGKPSNSTHELEQNLIFGSLPRYNRFSDDLAGKVGNFAQKNQESRLGDVRMLNGGKVENAIGSGRKQHDFVGNLRGFEQQNSTSGSVRRGDVAPPGFSSNSRSRGYERNVDKEKSCFVELNHRGIGSNHKYERESNHLSRNGKNYAIGSDDRGVFRQLESPGPPAGSKLHSVLASNVEDSMSELHVEDAESSEERKKLGRSSARGQSELDELGEHLISSLGLEDESDERSDKKKHHASRDKDYRSDKRGEFILGQRMRMLKKRIACRSDINRMNGALVAIYESLIPPEEEKTKQEQLLALLDRIVHKEWPDARLHVYGSCANSFGFSKSDIDICLAIEDANIDKAEVLLKLADMLQSDNLQNVQALTRARVPIVKLMDPETGISCDICVNNVLAVVNTKLLRDYAQIDVRLRQLAFIVKHWAKLRGVNVTYQGTLSSYAYVLMCIHFLQQRRPAILPCLQGMEATYSVNVDNIECAYFDKVERLYGFGSHNGESLARLVWAFFNYWAYCHDYANDVISVRTGSTVSKRAKDWTRRIGNDRHLICIEDPFEVSHDLGRVVDKFSIRVLREEFERAAEIMQHDPNPCVNLFEPYVPS; from the exons ATGAACGGCGGAGGAGGCGACGGCGCACCATCACAGTCAACGTCATCAGACGGCGGTGAATTCCTTCTTCAATTGCTTAAAAATCATCCGCCACGTCAGCAGCCGCAACCACCGGCGCCGCCGCCACATCAGCTTCCACATGATCCAGCAGTTGCTGCAGTAGGTCCCACTGTACCCTTCCCCACATTCCACCATTCTCCTCCTCTTTTTGTACCTCATAATTTCTACCACCTTCAAGGTTTTCCCCAAAACCCTAACCCTAACCCTAATTTCTCATCTCCACCTGGTCCGAGTGGGTTCAGTCAATTTCAACATGCTGGTGGCCCACTTGGATTTGGATCAGTAGGGCAAAGCATGGGTAATTTGGGTGCCAATGTTGGTAAGCCAAGTAATTCAACTCATGAGCTTGAGCAAAATCTGATTTTTGGATCTTTACCTAGATATAATCGTTTCAGTGATGATTTAGCCGGTAAAGTTGGTAACTTTGCACAGAAAAACCAAGAATCAAGATTAGGGGATGTAAGGATGTTGAATGGTGGTAAGGTTGAGAATGCTATTGGTTCGGGTCGAAAACAACATGATTTTGTGGGGAATTTAAGGGGTTTTGAGCAACAGAATAGTACCAGTGGGAGTGTAAGAAGAGGGGATGTGGCACCGCCAGGTTTCTCCAGCAATTCCAGGAGTAGGGGTTATGAGCGTAATGTGGATAAAGAGAAgagttgttttgttgagttgaACCATAGGGGTATTGGGTCGAATCATAAgtatgaaagggaaagtaacCATCTTTCCAGGAATGGTAAGAATTATGCTATTGGTTCAGATGATCGAGGGGTTTTTCGTCAGCTGGAATCACCCGGACCACCAGCAGGAAGTAAACTTCACTCTGTTTTGGCGTCTAATGTTGAGGATTCTATGTCGGAATTACATGTTGAGGATGCTGAGAGTAGTGAAGAAAGGAAGAAGCTAGGTAGGAGTTCTGCTCGAGGCCAAAGTGAATTGGATGAATTGGGAGAACATCTTATCAGTTCTCTTGGACTCGAGGATGAATCGGATGAAAGAAGCGACAAAAAGAAGCATCATGCCTCTCGTGATAAG GACTACCGATCAGACAAGAGAGGAGAATTTATACTTGGCCAGAGGATGAGGATGTTGAAAAAACGGATTGCATGTCGGAGTGACATTAATAGGATGAATGGTGCTCTCGTAGCAATATATGAGTCCTTAATACCTCCAGAGGAAGAAAAGACAAAACAGGAACAGTTACTAGCACTGCTGGATAGAATTGTTCACAAGGAATGGCCTGATGCTCGGCTCCATGTTTATGGATCATGTGCCAATTCTTTTGGCTTCTCGAAAAGCGATATTGATATTTGCCTTGCAATTGAGGATGCAAATATTGACAAAGCAGAGGTATTGTTGAAGTTGGCTGACATGTTGCAGTCAGACAATCTCCAGAATGTGCAG GCGCTAACGCGTGCTAGGGTGCCTATAGTCAAGCTTATGGATCCAGAAACCGGGATATCTTGCGATATATGTGTGAATAACGTTTTGGCTGTTGTTAACACAAAGCTGCTTCGAGATTATGCACAAATAGATGTACGATTAAGGCAGTTGGCATTTATTGTTAAACACTGGGCTAAGTTGAGAGGGGTGAATGTAACTTACCAGGGGACATTATCTAGTTATGC GTATGTGTTAATGTGCATTCACTTTTTACAACAGCGAAGACCTGCCATCCTTCCATGCCTACAG GGAATGGAAGCAACCTACTCTGTTAATGTTGACAACATTGAATGTGCTTACTTTGATAAAGTGGAAAGGCTTTATGGTTTTGGATCTCACAATGGGGAAAGTCTTGCTCGGTTGGTGTGGGCATTCTTCAACTACTGGGCGTATTGTCATGATTATGCAAATGATGTTATATCTGTTCGTACAGGAAGCACAGTGAG CAAGCGAGCCAAAGACTGGACTAGGAGGATTGGGAATGACAGGCATCTGATATGCATAGAGGATCCATTTGAAGTTTCTCATGATCTTGGTCGGGTGGTGGACAAATTCAGCATAAGAGTACTGAGGGAAGAATTTGAACGAGCTGCTGAAATAATGCAGCATGACCCGAACCCTTGTGTGAATCTCTTCGAACCCTATGTTCCTAGCTGA